GGGCTCAGCGGCTCACCGGCGTACGCACTGGCCGAACGTCGGACCGCTGACCGAGTTGGCGACCTCCAGGTCGACCGGCGCGGCGGCGTTGCCGGTGCAGCCCAGCGGGCCGTTGACGGTGTTGCCGGCCACCAGCGGGGCGGCGCCCGCGTTGTTGACCACGTTGACCGGGCCGCTGATCCGGTTGCCGACCAGCAGGACCGGACCGGTGGTGCCGGTGACGTTCACCGGACCGCTGACCGTGCCCGCGGTCAGCACGAACCCGGCCGCGCCGCTGGCGTCCACCGGGCCGTTGATCGTTCCGCCGTTGACGATCAGCGTGGCGCCGGGCTGGACCCGGACCGGGCCCCGGACGGTGGCACCGGCGAGGCAGGCCACCCCGGAGACCGTCAGCGGGCCGTTGTGGGTGCCGGTCAGCGTCGGCGCGATCCGCTCGCCGGCGACCAGGCCCTCGGCGGCCTGCCCGTCGAGCAGCAGCGGCACCAGACCCCGCTCCGGCTGGGACAGCGGTACGAGGTACCCGCCGGCAACCTTGATCACCTTCCAGCCGTGCGCCGCGAGTCGCTGCGCCACGGTGGTCTGCCGGCCGGTCGGGCCGTCGGTGCGGGCACCGTGGTACTGCTCCTCGGTCAGCTTGTACGCGCACGGCGGCTGCGCCAGGATCTGGTCGGCCGCCGGGGCATCCAGCGGCGGCGGGGTGTCACCCGGGTGCGGCGCGGGATACGCCTCGATCGGGCGGGAGCCCCGGAAGACGATCCGGCCGGTGTTCGCGGACTGGAACCTGATCGCCTCGGCGCGGGCCGCGGTGATGTCGCCGACGCTCGCCCGGTGGTACGCGAGGAACTGGTGGAACGTCCACAGTGCCGAGTACGTCTTGCGCCGGCGGTTGTTGGCCGTGTTGCCCTCGTCCGGCCGGGTCGGTCCGCCGGAGCTGCGCAGCTCCAGCAGCGAGTTGACCACGTTCTTCAGGCCGAGGGTGTTGCGCAGGATGGTCTCCTCACCCAGGCCGACGTTGGCACCGGTGCAGCCGTACGGGCAGGCCCACCAGCCGTCCCTGGCGCCCTGGGTGTACATGTGGCCCTCGATCATGTGCTGTGACTCATCGAAGATCCCCTGGGCCACGTTCTGGTGTCGCGGCGGCAGCATCGGCAGGTCACCGGTGTTGGCGTTGCCGTACTCGTGGCCGTCGTAGCTGGCCACCGGCCGGTAGTCGCGGACCATCTCCACGAAGGCCTGCGTCTCCGGCTGGCGGATCAGGGAGTAGTCCCGGTTGAGGTCCTGCCCGGTGGAGTTGCCCCGGGTGTTGGCCGCCCGGCCGTCCCCGTTGATCGTCGGCACGATCAGCATGGTGGTCGTCGACAGCCGGTCGAGCGTGGCGGCGTCGTCGGTGAACGCCAGCTGCCGGGCCATGATGAGGCACGCCTCGCGGTCACCCGGCTCGTTGCCGTGCACGTTGCAGTTGACCACCAGCGGGTGCGTCGCGGCCACCGCCTCCGGGGTGGCCGGCGGGGTGGGGTAGCCGATGACGAACATGTTGATCGGCCGGTCGTTGACGGTGCGGCCGATCTCCACCACGCGTACCCGCTCGCTCAGCGCGTCGACCGCCGCGGTGTAGGCGTACTCGTTGACGTCGCTGGTGTACTGCGCGCCCAGCGTGGTCTCCCACTGGGTGCGCAGGCCCGCACCGGGCGCGTCCGGGTCGCCCCAGTGCCCCCGGGTGGTGCCGCTGACCGGGGCCGAGTACGGCTGCGCGGCGCCGTCGAAGCGGGCCCGGACCCGCCACTGGAACCGGTTGCCGGGGGCGAAGCCGGCGTCGGCGAAGGTCGGCGCGGAGGTGTTGATCTGACGGTTCGGCCGCCAGACACCGACGGTCACCGAATTCCCGGTGGCGGTGTCGTCGTCGGCGACGGGAGTGCGCTCGATCTCGTAGTCGGTGGCCCCGGCGACCGGGGTCCAGGCCAGGGTGGCGTACCCGTCGCCCTGCACGGCCGTGAGGCCCTGCACCTGGTTCGGCTCCACCTGCGCGATGGTGGCGAGCTGCCCGCTCGCCGGCACGGGTTGCGCGGTCGCCGCGAGGGTGACGGCGAGCAGGGCGGAGAAGACACCGGCCGTTGTCCGTCTGTATCTCAAGGGGATCTCCAAACAGGAGGGATGGCTGGGTACGCACAGCACACCCGCACCCGGCCGGCGACGGGGCCGCGAGCTGGGATTCTTGAGGATGATCTGAGGTTGGCGGCTCAGCCGGCCCGCAGCCGGTAGCCGACGCCGCGTACCGTCTCCACCAGGCCGGCGTCGTCCAGCTTGCCGCGCAGCGCCGCGACGTGCACGTCGAGATTGTGCCGGGTCGCCCAGGTGGTCTGCCAGACCTCCAGTTGCAGCCGGTCCCGGGCCACCACCGTGCCCGCCTGCCGGGCCAGCGCCACCAGCAGGTCGAACTCCTTGCGCGACAGGCCGACCTCGCGCTCGCCCAGCCAGACCCGCCGGGCGTCCACATCGATGCGCAGGGCGCCGACCTGCAACGTCGACAGCGGTCGGGCGGTACGCGCGGTGCGGCGCATCACCGCCTCGATGCGCGCCTGTAGTTCGACCATCGAGAACGGCTTGACCACGTAGTCGTCCGCGCCCGCGCGCAGCCCGGCCACCCGGTCGTGCTCCTCGACGCGGGCTGTCACCGCGATGATCGCGACACCCTCGTCGTGCTGGCGGATCCGGCGGCACACCTCGAGACCGTCGCGGTCGGGCAGGTTCATGTCGAGCAGGATGAGGTCGACCGGGTCGGCCTCGACCGCCTCGGCGGCCGTCACCGCCTGGACCACGTCGTGCCCCCGCCGCCGCAGCGCCGACGCGAGGCCCGCCGAGACGCGCAGGTCGTCTTCCACCAGGAGCACCCGCACCCGCGCCCTCCTCGCACCTCACCGCCGCCGGATGCCTGCGAGTGTGTCGGATGTTAAGCGGCGGTCACCAGTGCGGATACAAGATCGTAACGACAGAATGACCTGCCCGAACGGGCCTGGCCGTGAGCGTGGCGGCGATCGCCCTTGCATTAGGTTAGGTTTGCCTAACCTAATGCGAGGGCGGTGTGCGATGTCGAAAGCACGAGTCAATGGCGAGGTGCTGGAGGGAGTCGCGGCGACGAGCCTGTGGACGCTGCGGAACCGGGCGGTCGAGGCGATGAACCCCCGGTCGGACTTCGAGGATCCGTGGTCGGTCCGGCTCTACGAGTCGATCGACTACGACTTCGACCGGTTCGGTCGCCCCAGCCAGTCCCATCCGTTGCGCGCGGGGGCGATCGACGCCGCGGTGCGTGGGTACCTCGCGGCGCATCCGGCGGCGACGATCGTGGCGCTCGGCGAGGGCCTCCAGACGACCTACTGGCGGACCGGCCGCCCCGACGTGGACTGGCTCTCCGTGGACGCCGCCGCCGTGCTCGACGTACGGGCGCGCCTGCTGCCGCCCGAGCCGCGGATCATCCCGCTGGCGGTCTCGGCGCTGGACCGGTCCTGGCGGGACCGGGTCGACCCGGCCCGGGGCGTGCTCATCGTCGCGGAGGGGCTGTTCATGTACCTGCCGCCGGCCGAGGTGCTGGCCCTGATCGCCGACTGCGCCCAGCGGTTTCCCGGTGGGCAGCTCATCTTCGACTCGATCCCCGCCTGGTTCAGCCGCCGGACCCTGGCCGGGCTGAATCTCTCCGACCGCTACACCGCCCCGCCCATGCCGTTCCACCTCTCCGTCACCGAGGCCGGGCGGCTCGCCACGGAGATCCCGCAGGTCGTGCGCGCGGTGGACGTGGCCCTGCCGCCCGGTCGAGGGCTCTGGCGGTCCCGGGTGCTGCGGCGGCTGTCGAACCTTCCGCCCCTGCGGGACCGGCGGCCGTCACTCACCCTGCTCACGTTCGCCGGCCACCCCGGCGAGGCCCGACGTGCCACCGGCCGGGACCTCGGCGGATCGTAACGACACCACGAACTGGCCGACCGGGCCTGGCCGTGACCACGTTGAGCACGTCGCGCGGCGCGGCGTCGTCGCGGACCACGAGATCGAACGGCAGGTACGCGTCGTCCGGCCGGCCCGCGACCTGCCCGGCGTACGCCAGCAGGTCGTGGGCGACGTGGGCCGCCGTCGTCCGGCAACTCCACTCCAGTGTCCCGGCCCGGCCATCCCAGTCCCGTGCCTCGTGCGGCCTGAGCACCCGCATCATCTCGGCCACCGCCTGGTCGACGTCGCCACCATCCATCGCACGCATGCCGACCAGGGTGCCAGCCGCCGTCCGGTCGGGATCGGCCACGGTGGCCACCCGCCGGCCCGATCGATCCGTCTGTGCCATCAGCTCGACAGGCGTGACGGACGTTCCCACCGCCCGTCCCGACCCGCCCACCGCGGAGTCCGGTGCTGCCGGGCGGACCGTTTCCGCTCCGCCCGGCGGCCGACCGAAGGGCCGTCTCCGCTCCGCCGGCAGCCGACCGGAGCCGGGTCAGCGCAGGCCGGCGGCGGCGAGCAGGTTGCCCTCCGGCACGCTCGGCAGCGCCCGGCCGTGCGCCATCTGCCGCGCCGCGCGCTCGGCCGTGACGGCCGGGGCGTGGGCGATCGCCGAGGCGTACGTCGACGCGGTGCGGCTGGCGATCGCCGCCCAGCCGTACTGTTCGTGCACCATCGCGCGGGCCCGGCGGGCCAGCACGCGGGCGCGCTCGGCGTCGGAGAGCAGCGCGTGCACCGCGTCGGTCAGTGCGTCCGGGTCGTGCGGGCGGAAGGTCATCCCGGTGACACCCGGCTCGACGATCTCGGCGAGCCCGCCGGTCTCGGCGACCGCGAGCGGCGCACCGGCGGCGGCGCCCTCCAGCGCGACCATGCCGAACGGCTCGTAGATGCTGGGCACCGCGAAGCAGTCCGAGGCGGCCATCACCGCCGGCAGGTCGGTGCCGCCGAGGAAACCGGGCAGGCTGACCGTGCCGGCCAGGCCGTGCCGGTGCACGTCGGCCTCCAACTCGGCCCGGTACGGGCCGTCGCCGACGATCACCGCGCGCAGACCCGGGTGCCGCTCGCGCAGCCGGGGCAGCCCGGCGAGCAGGTGCTGCACGCCCTTCTCGTAGACCAGGCGGCCGGCGAAGGTGACCAGCGGGCCGTCCCCGGCGAACCGGGCCCGCGCCCGGGCCACCGCGGAGGCCGGCACCCGCCAGCGGTGCGGCTCCACCCCGTTGGGCACCACGTCGACCCGGTCGGCCGGCACGCCGAACAGGCCGGTCACCTCGTCGCGCATGTAGCGGGAGCAGACGATGACCCGGGTGGACTCGCCGCCCAGCCAGTGCTCCACGCCGTGGATGGTGCGGTTCATCTCCTCGGGCAGCCAGCCCTGGTGCCGGCCCGCCTCGGTGGCGTGGATGGTGGTGACCAGCGGCAGATCGAGGTGATCGCGCAGGGTCATCGCGGTGTGCGCGACGAGCCAGTCGTGGGCGTGGATGACGTCGTACCCGCCGGAGGCGGCGGCGCGCAGCGCGGCCCGGGTCAGGGTGTGGTTGAACGCCATCGTCCAGGCCAGCAGCGAGCCGGTGGCCAGCGGAAAGGTGACCGGATCCTCGGCGGCGCGTACGACGCGCACCCCGTCGACGTACTCCTCTAGCGGCGCGCCCTCGGCGTGCCGGGTGACGACGGTGACCTCGTGCCCGGCGGCGGCCAGCGCCACCGACAGGGCGTGCACGTGCCGGCCCAGGCCGCCCACGAGCACCGGCGGGTACTCCCACGACAGCATGAGGATGCGGCGGGTCGGCGACCCGGCGAGCGGGCCGGGCTGCGCCGGAACCTGGGGTCGCGAGGTGAGCGTGGGGCGGTGAACGCGGTCCGAGGCGGTGGCGGGGCGCCCGCCGACCCGCAGGGTCGTCACATCAATCTCCGTCCGTGCAGGGAGGAACGCGCCGGCGTCGGTGACGGCGAGGGGCAGCGTTGGGTTTCGGACACGCGGAGACGCGTCCGGCGGTGCGAGGATCGGTAGGCGCGCGGAGACGCGCCCGCAGACAAGGAAACGTCATGACGGCCGATCCCGCACCTCGAAGGCGGCCACAGTGACTGATGACACCGCAAGGGTTCACGCCGGGTCAGTCGGGCGGATACCGGGCATTCACCCGATCGGATGGATTGGCGGTGGACCGTGCGGGGCATTACCTCGCGCGCTCACGACACTGGGCCGAAGGAGCGACATGCAGGTCTGGCCGGGCGAGCGGTACCCCCTCGGGGCCACCTACGACGGGATGGGCACCAACTTCGCGATCTTCTCGGAGATCGCCGAGAAGGTCGAACTCTGCCTCTTCGACGAGTGGGACACCGGCGCCGAGCGCCGGGTCGAGCTGCGCGAGGTGGACGCGTACGTCTGGCACGCGTACATCCCGGGGATCGGGCCGGGGCAGCGGTACGGCTACCGGGTGCACGGCCCGTACGACCCCGCCGGCGGGACGCGCTGCAACCCGCACAAGCTGCTCATCGACCCGTACGCCAAGGCGATCGACGGCGACGTGCGCTGGGATCCGGCGGTCTACGACTACGAACACGGCGATCCGGAGCGGATCAACACGGCCGACTCGGCGCCGTTCATGCCGAAGTCGGTGGTGGTGAACCCGTACTTCGACTGGGGCAACGACGCGCCGCCGCGCATCCCGTACCACCACTCGGTGATCTACGAGGCCCACGTACGCGGGCTGACCATGCGGCTGCCCGGCATCCCCGAGGAGTTGCGCGGCACGTACGCCGGCATCGCCTCGCTGCCGATGATCGACCACCTGACCCGGCTCGGCGTCACCGCGATCGAGCTGATGCCGGTGCACCAGTTCGTCAACGACCATCGCCTGACCGACCTGGGGCTGCGTAACTACTGGGGCTACAACACCATCGGCTTCTTCGCCCCGCACCACGCGTACTCCGCGCTGGGTCACCTCGGCCAGCAGGTGCAGGAGTTCCGGGGCATGGTCAAGGCGCTGCACGCGGCCGGCATCGAGGTGATCCTCGACGTGGTCTACAACCACACCGCCGAGGGCAACCACCTCGGCCCGACGTTGAGCTTCAAGGGCGTCGACAATCCCAGCTACTACCGCCTGGCCGAGGACGATCGGCGGCACTACGTCGACTACACCGGCACCGGCAACAGTCTCAACGTCCGCAGCCCGCACTCGCTGCAACTGATCATGGATTCGCTGCGCTACTGGGTGACCGAGATGCACGTCGACGGGTTCCGCTTCGACCTCGCCGCCACCCTGGCCCGCGAGTTCTACGAGGTGGACCGCCTCTCCACCTTCTTCGAGGTGGTGCAGCAGGACCCGGTGGTCAGCCGGGTCAAGCTGATCGCCGAGCCGTGGGACGTCGGCCCCGGCGGCTACCAGGTCGGCAACTTCCCGCCACAGTGGACGGAGTGGAACGGCAAGTACCGGGACACCGTCCGCGACTTCTGGCGCGGCGAACCGGCCACCCTCGCCGAGTTCGCCTCCCGCATCTCCGGCTCCGCCGACCTCTACCAGGACGACGGGCGCCGCCCCTTCCACAGCATCAACTTCGTCACCTGCCACGACGGGTTCACCCTGGCCGACCTGGTGTCGTACAACGACAAGCACAACGAGGCCAACGGCGAGGAGAACCGGGACGGCGAGAACCACAACCGGTCCTGGAACTGCGGCGTCGAGGGCGACACCGACGACCCGGGGGTGCTCGCCCTGCGGGCCCGGCAGCGGCGCAACTTCATCGCCACGCTGCTGCTGTCGCAGGGCGTGCCGATGATCGGCCACGGCGACGAACTGGGCCGCACCCAGCGCGGCAACAACAACGCCTACTGCCAGGACAGCGAGCTGGCCTGGGTCGACTGGGACACCGTCGACACCGACCTGCTCGACTTCACCCGCCGGCTGGTCGAGTTCCGCCGCCAGCACCAGGTGTTCCAGCGCCGCCGCTTCTTCACCGGGCTGCCGGTGCACGGCCGGGGAGTCGACGAACCCCTGCCGGACCTGGCCTGGTACACCCCCGACGGCCGGCAGATGACCGGCGAGGACTGGGGCAACGACTTCGGCCGGTCGGTGGCGCTCTTCGTCAACGGCGACGGCATCCGGGAACGCGGCCAGTACGGCCAGCGCCACCGCGACGCCTCCTTCTGGCTCTGCTTCAACGCCCACGACGCACCGCTGGACTTCACCCCACCGCCGGTCGAGTTCGGCCAGCGCTGGGAGATCGTGATCAGCACCGCCGAACCCGACCAGGACAAGGGCACCACCGTGGAGGCGGGCGGCACGGTCTGCGTACCGGACCGCTCGCTGGTGGTGCTGGAGAGGGTGGCCTGACATGCCCGCGAACCCGCGCCCCGTCGCCGCCACCTACCGGGTGCAGGTGCGCCCCGGCTTCGACCTGGATGCCACCGCCGGCCTCGCCGGCTACCTCGCCGACCTCGGCGTCACCCACCTCTACAGCGCGCCGCTGCTGGCCGCCGCGCCGGGCAGCGCGCACGGCTACGACGTGGTCGACCACCGCCGGGTCAACCCGGAACTCGGCGGCGAGGCCGGCCGGCAGCGGCTGCTGCGCGCCCTGCGCGACACCGGGCTCGGCCTGGTCGTGGACATCGTGCCCAACCACGCCGGGGTGGCCGTGCCGGTGGCCAACCCGGCCTGGTGGGACGTGCTGCGCCGGGGACGCGACTCGGCGTACGCCCGCTGGTTCGACATCGACTGGGACGCCGGGCGGCTGCGGTTGCCGGTGCTCGCCGACACCCCCGACGCGCTGGACGACGTCAAGCTCGCCGACGGGGAACTGCGCTACCACGAGCACCGTTTCCCGATCGCCGACGGCACCGGCGACGGCAACCCCCGCGAGGTGCACGACCGGCAGCACTACGAGCTGATCTCCTGGCGGCGCGGCGACGCCGAGCTGACGTACCGCCGGTTCTTCGCGGTCTCCGGCCTGGCCGGGCTGCGGGTGGAGGACCCGGAGGTCTTCGCCGCCACCCACGAACTGATTCTGGCGTGGGCGGCGGCCGGCGAGGTCGACGGCATCCGGGTCGACCACCCCGACGGGCTGCGCGACCCGGCCGGCTACCTGGCCCAGCTGCGCGACGCCGCGCCCGACGCGTGGCTGATCGTGGAGAAGATCCTGGAGTACGGCGAGGAGCTGCCCTCCTGGCCGGTGGACGGCACCACCGGCTACGACGCCCTCGCCGCGGTCGGCGGCCTCTTCGTCGACGGCGACGCGGAGGCCGACCTCACCGCCCTGGACACCCGGCTCACCGGCCGGGCCACCTCCTGGGCCGACCTGACCCACGACACGAAGCTCGCCGCCGCCACCCGGCTGTTGTCGGCGGAACTGACCCGGCTGGCCGCGCTCGCCCCCGACGTCGACCGGGACGCCGCCCGCGCCGCCCTGGCCGAACTGGCCGCCGCCTTCGCCGTCTACCGGGGCTACCCGCCCGAAGGCGCCCGGCACCTGGCCAACGCCCGCGCCGAGGCGGGCCGCCGTCGCACCGACGTGACCGGCGCGCTGGACGCGATCACCCGGCGGCTGCGCGACCCCGACGACGAGCTGGCCCGCCGCTTCCCGCAGTTCACCGGCGCGGTGATGGCCAAGGGCGTCGAGGACACCGCCTACTACCGGTGGAGCCGGTTCGTGGCGCTCAACGAGGTCGGCGGCAGCCCCACCCACTTCGGCACCCGGCCCGGCCGGTTCCACCGCTTCGCCGCCGGTCGGCACGAGCGCTGGCCGGCCAGCATGACCACCCTGTCGACCCACGACACCAAACGGGGCGAGGACGTCCGGGCCCGGCTCGCCGTCCTCGCCGAGCTGCCGCGCCGCTGGGCCGACCAGGTCACCCGGTGGATGGCGGCGGTCCCGCTGCCCGATGCCGCCCTGGCCCACCTGCTCTGGCAGACCGCCGTCGGCGCCTGGCCGCTGCCACGGGAGCGGCTGCACGCGTACGCGGAGAAGGCGGCCCGGGAGGCGGCGGCCTCGACCAGCTGGACGGACCCCGACCCGGCCTTCGAACGGGCCCTGCACGCCCTGGTCGACGCGATGTACGACGACCCGACCGTCCATGCCGAGCTGGCCGCGTTCGCCGCCGAGATCACCCCGCCGGGCTGGTCGAACTCGCTCGGGCAGAAGCTGGTGCAGCTGGCCATGCCCGGGGTGCCCGACACCTACCAGGGCACCGAGCTGTGGGACAACTCCCTGGTCGATCCGGACAATCGCCGCCCGGTCGACTTCGGCGTACGCCGGGAACTGCTGGCCCGGCTCGACGCCGGCTGGCGGCCGGCGGTGGACGACACCGGCGCGGCGAAGCTGCTCGTGGTCTCCCGGACCCTGCGGCTGCGTCGTGACCGCCCGGACCTGTTCGGCGACTACCTGCCGGTGACCGCCCACGGGCCGGCCGCCCGGCACGTCGTCGCCTTCGACCGGGGCGGCGCGGTCGCCGTGGCCACCCGGCTGCCGGTGCGCCTGGCCGCGGCCGGCGGCTGGCGGGACACCACCCTGTCATTGCCCGTTAAAGAGATGTCGTGCCTGTTCACCGGGCAGGTCTACAGTGGCGGTCAGGTCCGTCTCGCCGACCTGTTCGCCACCTATCCCGTCGCGCTGCTGGTGCCCACCACCTGACCCGGGAGGCCGCATCATGTCCGAGTTCACGGTCTGGGCACCGGAGGCGAAACGGGTGCGGCTGCGTCTGCCGGGCCGCGCCGACCACGAGATGAGAGCCGGCCGGGAGGGCTGGTGGCGGGTCGAGGTGCCCGACGCCGGCACCGACTACGCGTTCCTGCTCGACGACGACGACCAACCCCTGCCCGATCCCCGCTCTCGGTGGCAACCGGCTGGCGTGCACGGGCCCAGCAGGATCTACGACCACGCCGCCTTCGGCTGGACCGACGGGGCGTGGACCGGCCGGCAACTGCCCGGCAGCATCCTCTACGAGCTGCACGTCGGCACCTTCACCCCGGACGGCACCTTCGACGCGGCGATCGGCAAGCTCGACCACCTGCTCGACCTCGGCGTCGACATGATCGAGCTGCTGCCGGTCAACGCCTTCAACGGCGAACATAACTGGGGGTACGACGGGGTCTGCTGGTTCGCCCCGCACGAACCCTACGGCGGCCCGGACGGCCTCAAACGGCTGGTCGACGCCGCCCACGCCAAGGGGCTGGGGGTGATCCTCGACGTCGTCTACAACCATTTCGGGCCCTCCGGGGCCTACGCGCCGAAGTTCGCGCCGTACCTCGCCGAGCGGAACACCCCCTGGGGCAACGCGGTCAACCTGGACGGCCCACACTCCGACGGGGTACGCCGCTTCATCACCGACAGCGTGCTGATGTGGCTGCGCGACTACCACGTCGACGGCCTCCGGCTGGACGCCGTGCACGCCATGCCCGACACCCGCGCGGTGCACCTGCTGGAGGAGATCGCCGTCGAGGTCGAATCGCTCTCGACGCACCTGGGGCGCCCGCTGTCGCTGATCGCCGAGTCCGACCTCAACGACCCCCGGCTGATCACCCCACGGGAGGCCGGCGGCTACGGCCTGCACGCCCAGTGGAACGACGACGCCCACCACGCCCTGCACACCCTGCTGACCGGGGAGCGGCAGGGCTACTACGGCGACTTCGGCACCATGGAGTGCCTGGCCGAGGTGCTGACCGGCGCGTTCTTCCACACCGGCACCTGGTCCAGCTTCCGCAACCGCCAGCACGGGCGGCCGGTCGACCCGCGTACCCCCGGGCACCGCTTCGTGGCGTACCTGCAGAACCACGACCAGATCGGCAACCGAGCGGTGGGTGATCGCCTCTCGGCGTCGCTGTCGCCGGGGCTGTTGCGGGTGGGGGCCGTGCTGCTGCTGACGGCACCGTTCACGCCGATGCTGTTCATGGGGGAGGAGTGGGCGGCCTCGACCCCGTGGCAGTACTTCACCTCGCATCCTGAGCCGGAGCTGGCCACTGCCGTGGTCACCGGTCGCCGCCAGGAGTTCGCCTCGCACGGCTGGTCGTCGGCTGACGTGCCGGACCCGCAGGACCGGCAGACGTTCGTACGCTCCCGATTGGACTGGGCCGAGCTGGAAAAGCCGGAGCACCGGGCGATGTACGACTTCTACCGGCGGCTGATCGCGCTGCGGAAGTCCCGCCCCGAGCTGTCGGACCCACACCTCTTCGCGATCGAGGTGCGACACGGCGACCGCTTCGTCGTGATGCGGCGCGGTGGCTGCCTGGTCGCGGCCAACCTGGCGTCGAAGCCGCAGCGGGTGACGCTGCCGGGGGTGGCCCGACGGGTGCTGCTGGCCACCGGCGAGGGCGTCACCGTGCAACGCGACCGCATCGAACTCCCCGCCGAAACAGCAGCCATCGTCGCGCTCTGACAGCCGGTGGCCGTTAGCCGTTGGCTACCAGAAGCGCCACTGGGCGGGATCCTCGTGGCCCTCCACCAGCCGAATCGAGGCGGCCAGCTTCAGTGCGTCGTCCCGGTCACCCACCGCGGCAGTAGCGCTTCGAGCGATGAACAGCTCCGCGACGCACTCGGCGCACCCACCGGGAAGCTGCGCCACCCGGTAGACTCCTGAGGTGCCGATGCCTCGCGATTCGAAAGCGGTGGCGGACCGGCCCGACACGGTGACACGGTCGTTGTCTCTGGTACGGAACAGGCTCTTGGTGCTGACACCGACCTGGATGACAGGTCGCGGATACTCGTGAATGTCCTTGACCGGCGCCACCAGGTAATCGGCGGAGGCCGTTACAGGTCCGTCCGCTTCCCAACGTCGGTACGTACTCTCCAGCACGGCACCGTCGGGCAGGCCCACCACCTGGAACGGCAGGGTCCGTGGCGTGGTATTCCAGCGAACGCCCTCGGCCACCTGACGCGTCATCTCATCGCGACGCTCGGCAGTGCTCACCGTGCCTAGCCTCATTCGCATCCACGCGTCCGGCGCGTACTCCCAGGCCAGCACCCGATTCTGGTCCGACATGGACTGGAAGGCGGGACGACCGTGTACCGGCTTGACCCGCTCACGAGGAATGCCCTCCTTGCCTGAGTCTTCGTCCACTGGAACGAAGCTGTGGACGTCGGCGCCCCGCGCTGCCATCCAGATCTCGACGTGCCAGGCGGTCTCGTCTGAGGAGGTGTCGTCCTCCTCAGTGGTCGAAGCGCCATCGAACGATCCGTAGACCTCGAGTCGGTGAACGCCGGGCTCGGTGGTGTAGGTGGCGTCGAGGACGGGGCCAGGCAGATAGCCGAGGTGGAGCAACTGGTGGCCGAGGTCGAATCTGACGGGTACTGACGTGGTTAGGCCGCTGGAAATGTCGTCCGTCTTCGATGCCCGTCGGGTGGCCCGAACGGTCAGGCCCGCCACCACCGCGACCACCGCGACCACGACCGTCACGACCCCCAGGATCAGGCGACTGCGACTGGGGCCGGCGGTCGATGGCACCTCGGTGCCGGAGGCAGCTGACATCTTGCCCGGTTCGTGTGCGTCACTCGCCACGGACGTCCTCCCGGATCGGTGCGCCGTGCTGCGGCGGGGCCCAGGGAGTCTACGACCGGTTCCGTCCCCGCCGCTGCCCTTGGCCTGACCACGAGACCCTGGTGGTGCCGCGTCCTGACGCGTCGCTGAGCGAGCGCCCACCATTTTCGTGGCAGTGCAGCTGGTCCCAGCCCGGCGTGTCGAACAGCTACGCCGCCACGATCACGGCCGCCGAATCAGGTCCGCGCAATCGGGCAACTGAGGCGTGGACTTACCGCCCCTGTTCGGACTGGGTTCGGGCTGGCCACCGTCGAGCTGGCGCAGGTGG
This is a stretch of genomic DNA from Micromonospora sp. WMMD1082. It encodes these proteins:
- the treY gene encoding malto-oligosyltrehalose synthase: MPANPRPVAATYRVQVRPGFDLDATAGLAGYLADLGVTHLYSAPLLAAAPGSAHGYDVVDHRRVNPELGGEAGRQRLLRALRDTGLGLVVDIVPNHAGVAVPVANPAWWDVLRRGRDSAYARWFDIDWDAGRLRLPVLADTPDALDDVKLADGELRYHEHRFPIADGTGDGNPREVHDRQHYELISWRRGDAELTYRRFFAVSGLAGLRVEDPEVFAATHELILAWAAAGEVDGIRVDHPDGLRDPAGYLAQLRDAAPDAWLIVEKILEYGEELPSWPVDGTTGYDALAAVGGLFVDGDAEADLTALDTRLTGRATSWADLTHDTKLAAATRLLSAELTRLAALAPDVDRDAARAALAELAAAFAVYRGYPPEGARHLANARAEAGRRRTDVTGALDAITRRLRDPDDELARRFPQFTGAVMAKGVEDTAYYRWSRFVALNEVGGSPTHFGTRPGRFHRFAAGRHERWPASMTTLSTHDTKRGEDVRARLAVLAELPRRWADQVTRWMAAVPLPDAALAHLLWQTAVGAWPLPRERLHAYAEKAAREAAASTSWTDPDPAFERALHALVDAMYDDPTVHAELAAFAAEITPPGWSNSLGQKLVQLAMPGVPDTYQGTELWDNSLVDPDNRRPVDFGVRRELLARLDAGWRPAVDDTGAAKLLVVSRTLRLRRDRPDLFGDYLPVTAHGPAARHVVAFDRGGAVAVATRLPVRLAAAGGWRDTTLSLPVKEMSCLFTGQVYSGGQVRLADLFATYPVALLVPTT
- the glgX gene encoding glycogen debranching protein GlgX, which produces MQVWPGERYPLGATYDGMGTNFAIFSEIAEKVELCLFDEWDTGAERRVELREVDAYVWHAYIPGIGPGQRYGYRVHGPYDPAGGTRCNPHKLLIDPYAKAIDGDVRWDPAVYDYEHGDPERINTADSAPFMPKSVVVNPYFDWGNDAPPRIPYHHSVIYEAHVRGLTMRLPGIPEELRGTYAGIASLPMIDHLTRLGVTAIELMPVHQFVNDHRLTDLGLRNYWGYNTIGFFAPHHAYSALGHLGQQVQEFRGMVKALHAAGIEVILDVVYNHTAEGNHLGPTLSFKGVDNPSYYRLAEDDRRHYVDYTGTGNSLNVRSPHSLQLIMDSLRYWVTEMHVDGFRFDLAATLAREFYEVDRLSTFFEVVQQDPVVSRVKLIAEPWDVGPGGYQVGNFPPQWTEWNGKYRDTVRDFWRGEPATLAEFASRISGSADLYQDDGRRPFHSINFVTCHDGFTLADLVSYNDKHNEANGEENRDGENHNRSWNCGVEGDTDDPGVLALRARQRRNFIATLLLSQGVPMIGHGDELGRTQRGNNNAYCQDSELAWVDWDTVDTDLLDFTRRLVEFRRQHQVFQRRRFFTGLPVHGRGVDEPLPDLAWYTPDGRQMTGEDWGNDFGRSVALFVNGDGIRERGQYGQRHRDASFWLCFNAHDAPLDFTPPPVEFGQRWEIVISTAEPDQDKGTTVEAGGTVCVPDRSLVVLERVA
- the treZ gene encoding malto-oligosyltrehalose trehalohydrolase, which translates into the protein MSEFTVWAPEAKRVRLRLPGRADHEMRAGREGWWRVEVPDAGTDYAFLLDDDDQPLPDPRSRWQPAGVHGPSRIYDHAAFGWTDGAWTGRQLPGSILYELHVGTFTPDGTFDAAIGKLDHLLDLGVDMIELLPVNAFNGEHNWGYDGVCWFAPHEPYGGPDGLKRLVDAAHAKGLGVILDVVYNHFGPSGAYAPKFAPYLAERNTPWGNAVNLDGPHSDGVRRFITDSVLMWLRDYHVDGLRLDAVHAMPDTRAVHLLEEIAVEVESLSTHLGRPLSLIAESDLNDPRLITPREAGGYGLHAQWNDDAHHALHTLLTGERQGYYGDFGTMECLAEVLTGAFFHTGTWSSFRNRQHGRPVDPRTPGHRFVAYLQNHDQIGNRAVGDRLSASLSPGLLRVGAVLLLTAPFTPMLFMGEEWAASTPWQYFTSHPEPELATAVVTGRRQEFASHGWSSADVPDPQDRQTFVRSRLDWAELEKPEHRAMYDFYRRLIALRKSRPELSDPHLFAIEVRHGDRFVVMRRGGCLVAANLASKPQRVTLPGVARRVLLATGEGVTVQRDRIELPAETAAIVAL